TGACGATCAGTGCCGCGACACCGGCAACGTGGGGTGAGGCCATCGAGGTTCCCTGGAGGTAGCAGTAGGTGGCCCCGCTGGCGTCAACAACACGGCGGGTCGGCAGGCATGTGGTCGTCAGGAGGCTAGCCGGGTACGTGGAAAGCACTCGTCCGTTCGGTGCGGCAGCCGTCACCTGCAGCACCGAGTCACCGCCGGGTGCCATAACATCGGCAGCGCCCGAACCATAGTTTGAGAAGAACGATTTGAAGCCTTTGTTGCCGCTGGCCGTCACGCCGATCACGCCGGGAACCTCCGTGGGGATCACAGCGCACGCGTTGGTGATGTCCCGAATTACTGGCGTGGTGTCATCGGGGCTGGTGGCATCCTGGGTGGGATGGGCCAGGTCGTCCGCCTGGTTGCCTTCGGCTGCCACCACTGTGGTTCCGCTTTGCTGCGCGAACCTGATGGCCCTGCGCTCAGCCTCCCAGATGACCCGCTGAACGGGGTCGTTCTTGCAGTTGAAGAGCCAGGGGTCCGCAAAGTAGCTGTTGTTGGTCACCTGGATACCCTGGGTCCCTGCCCACATAAAGGCGCAGACTACTGCCTCGGGGAAGAAGAGGCCGTCAGCGTTGCCGGCCTTGATTCCGGCGATCTTTACGTTGGGGGCTACACCCACCATGCCGATGCCGTTCTTGGCCGCGGCGATGGTTCCCGCCGTGTGGGTTCCGTGGCCGTTGTCATCCATCCATGCTGTGGGGCTGGTGTTCGGTACGCCGCCCACGCAGGAGACACTCTTGGAGAAATCAACGTTCGGGGCCAGGTCCGGGTGGTTGTAGTCCAGTCCGGTGTCGATGTCACCGACCACCACCGAGCGGCTTCCCCCGTTGATGGCACGGGCCGCCGGGGCCTGGATCTGGTTCATGTCCCACTGGAGGCCGCCAAGGGAGTCCTCCCCCGGCGCGGGCACGCCGGGTGTTCCGGGCTCGACGGCCGCTTCGTTGGTACCGTCCTTCCCGGCTTCAACAGCCACGCCGAATCCGGCAGTGGAGGCGGCTCCCTGGACTGCAGGGTCCGCCCCGCGGAGGGCGGCGTCAAAACCGGCCCGGTCCGACGTCACAATCGCCACGCCGATCTGCGGATAGGCCTGCACGACGGTGCCGCCGGCGCTGCGCACCGCTGACAATGATTTGTCCGCCACGCCGTTGCCTTTGTACAGCACGATGTAGGTCTGCTTGCCGCCCTGCGTCGTCGACAGGTTCGCGGCTTGTGCTGCCTGCCCGTCGGCCGAGACCGCCGCGGGGGCTGTGGCCGCAGCCAGGCCGATGGCGAGCGCCAACGCCCCTGCGGAAGCCACAAGTTTGGTGAATCCTTGCATGGTCTAGCTCCATTTCTGCCGGCGTCGCAGCGGTAGCCACGTCCACGGGCAAGAGTCCTGGTTCACGATCCTGAGGGCTGTTGCCCGGATCCCTGCGGATACCCCGCCCAGCAAATGGGGTAACACCCGCAACACCAGACCCTAGTGACTCACCTCACACAATTTCAAGAGCGCGCGGGGGCGGCTTTCCGGGCTGACTCGATAATGCCCAGCACTGCCACCGCATCATCCGGGTCTACCGGCAGGGGCAGCGCGGAGGTGCTCCCGCCGTCGAGGATTTTGTCCCCCAGGATCCGGTAGAACTCCGGGTAGGCGCCCCGTTCCGTCGGCAGGGCATCCAGGTGCCCGTCCCGGCCCAACGCTCCAGCCCACTCGGGCGCCTCCACGCCGTATGCGGAATCCAGCGGGCCGCCGCCGGCCGCAATGTAGGGCTCCTGGGGGTCCACCCCGTGCTTGGTGAAGGCCCCGGCGGAGCCGAGGATCCGGAACCGCGGGCCCTGCTGGGCGCACAGCATGTTCATGGTCAGGTGGCTGAGGACGCCCGACCCGTGCTGTAAAACCACAAACGCATCGTCGTCCGCCTTCTCGTCCCGCCGGCGGATCTGAAGCTCGGCGTGGACAACCTCCGCCGGCCCGAACAGCTGGAGTGCCTGATCGATCAGATGCGTGCCGAGGTCGAACAGCACACCGCCGCCGTCCGCCGCGGTGGCACTGGCCTTCCAGGCCTTCGAAATCGCCGGCGACCACCGCTCGAAGCTGGACTCGAACCGCGATACCTCGCCCAGCGCATCCCCCGCCAGGAGCTTGCGGACAGTCAGGAAGTCGCCGTCCCAGCGCCGGTTGTGGAACACCGTGAGCACCCGGCCCAACCTGTCGGCCAGGGCGATCAGCTCCCGGCCCTGTGCGCTGCTGACTGCGAACGGCTTGTCCACCACCACGTCCAGCCCGGCCTCCAGCGCCGCCTTCGCCAGCGGGAAATGGGTGGCGGGCGGGGTTCCCAGCACCACAAGGTCAAGGTCACCGGCGAGCTCAAGGACAGCACCGCCGTCGCGCACTGTTTTGACGCCCGGGTACCGCTGCGTCGCCGCAGCCTGCCGGCCGGCGTCGGACGTGGCAATGACGTCCAGCGAGTAGCGGGGGTCCGCGGCAATGAGCGGCGCGTGGAAGACGCTCCCGGAGAGGCCATAGCCGACGACGGCGGTCCGGATGGCGTGTTCAGGTTCAGTGGTGTTCATAGGCAGTACCGTACCCGCACGCTCTCGCAGTTAATGTGCGTTAAAACCAAACGCTCTCTCACTCCCCGCGTATGACGGGCCGGAAGTGAGAGAGCGTTTAGGAAGAACCCACATTAAGTGAGAGAGCGTTACTTCTTCTGCCAGCCGAGGGTGGTCCAGTCCGGAACCTGGGACAGGCTCTGGAACAGGGACGGGCCGTAGTTGGCCAGGCCGGTGCGGACGAAGGAGATCTGCGGGCCGTTCATGACAACGCCCATGGAGAAATACTTCGCCATGTGCTCCTTCTCCACGTCCATCGCTGCCTTGTTGCGGGCGGCGTTGTCCTCGATGGAGGCCAGATCGGCGATCTTCTTGTCCAGATCCGCGTCCCCGAGTTTGTTCTCGTTGACCTTGGAGTCGTAGTACTGCTTGACGGCGTCCGTTGCATCAGCACCAACCGTGTAGCCGGAGATGCTCATGTCGAACTCGCGTGAGCCCAGGACCTTGCCGAAGTCGGCGGAAGCGCGCTGGTCGATCGCCACGTCCATGCCGCCGGCCTTGAGCTGGTTCTGGAGGGTCTGGGCGAAGGCCAGGGTGGTGGGGTCGTCGCCGAAGTTGCTGATCTTGAAGGCTGCCGGCTTGCCGTCCTTCTCCATGATGCCGCTGGCGTTCGCGGTGTAACCTGCGTCCGTGAGGACCTTCTTGGCGGCGTCCGGGCCGGTTTCCTTGACGGGGTAGTTGTCCTGGTAGTACTCGGAGAAGGGCAACAGCATCATGGATCCGGAGCTGGGCTCCTCCCAGTTCAGGCCGTTGAAGCGCACCTTGCGGAGGGCCTCCCGGTCCACGGCCGCGAAAATCGCCTTGCGCACGGCGACGTCCGTGATCCGCTGCGCGTTCAGGTTCATGCCGCCGGCGAAGAGCCGCTGGCCGCGGCGGATATCGGAATCCTTGGTGCCGTCAAGCTGCTTGTAGAGCGAGATGGTGTTCGCGGACATGGCGTCGATCTCACCGTTTTTGAAAGCGGCGATCTGGGCGCTGGTTTCCAGCTGGCGGAAGGTCACGTTGGCCAACACCGGCTTCTGGCCCCACCATTTGTCGTTCGGCACCAGCGTTACGGTCTTGGCGGCGGTGTCGTACTGGTCCAGCTTGAAGGGACCGGCCATCCATTCGGGGTGCAGGTTGCCGTTGTAGCCGTCGTTGAAGATCTCGGGGGTGTTCACGGCGGGGTGGATGAGCCCGAAGAAGAGCGAATCCACCGGGAAGACCGGACGGCTGGTCTTGACGATGACTTCCTTGTCGCTGCTGCCTGCTTCGACGGAATCAACGAACTCGTACGCCCCGGAGCTCACGATGTCGTAGCCGGCATCGGCGCTCTTGAGGATGTTCCAGGTGTTCTTGAAAGCCTTGACGTCAATGGGGGTGCCGTCGTTGTAGGTGGCTTTGGGGTTCACCTTGATGGTGACGGTCTGCTTGCCGTCCTTGACCACACTGTCCACGGACTCGCAGAAGTCCGTGTTGGGTGTGACCTTGCCCTTGAAGTCCACCTTCCAGCAGCCGCCGATGCCGCCGCTGTTCATGCCGATCGGGTTCATCGGGACCTGCAGGGCGGAGTTGTCCGCACTGTTGCCGTTGTTGGAGAACCCGTTGAAGTCAGGCCCAATGTTGCCCAGCGGCAGGGTGACCTTGCCGCCCTGCTCAAGATCCGCGGCTGGTTTTTCGTTGATGCTGATGAGCTTGGACAGATCGCTGCCCGATGCCTGGCCCTTGGCCGTTTCCGGGCCGGTGGGGGTTCCCCCGCCACCGCCGCAGGCCGTCAGCGTCAGGGCTGCGGCAAGTGCCGCAGCTCCGCCGATCCTGTTCAGATTCCTCATTGTTTTCCCTTCATAGGTGCGGGTGGTGCTTGTGATGGGTATGTAAAACCTAGGGTGCACTGGGGTCCGCCGCTTCGTGGACCACCAGCATGTCTTCGTCCAGTTCGCCGTCCGGGAAGAAACAGGCGAACTGCTGGTCTACGGCTGCGGTGGGGCCGGCTTCCAGGGCTTGCACTGCCTGGGAGGGCCGCACAGCTTCGAGCGGCGGCTCAAGGGTCAGGCACTTTTCCTGTTTGGCGGCCGGAAGTGCCGCGAAGACAGGGCACCGGGTGGCAAAGTTGCAGCCCTTGGGGGCATCCAGCGGGGACGGGAGGTCGCCTTTGAGGATGATCCGCTCTCTGGTGCGCTCAAACTGCGGGTCCGGCACGGGAATGGCGGACAGCAGCGCCCGGGTGTACGGGTGGCGAGGGTTGTCAAAGACCCGGTGTACCTCGCCGACCTCCACGATCTTGCCCAGGTACATCACTGCCACCCGGTTGGAGATGTGCCGGACCACCGAGAGGTCGTGCGCCACCATCAGGTAACTGAGGCCAAGTTCGGCGCGGAGCCGGTCCAGCAGGTTGATGACGCCGGCCTGCACGGAGACGTCCAGCGCGGACACCGGCTCGTCCAGGACCACCAGCTTCGGGTTTACAGCCAGGGCCCGGGCAATTCCCACCCGTTGGCGCTGGCCGCCGGAGAACTGGTTGGGAAACCGGTTGACGTGGTCCGGCTGCAGCCCCACAAGCTTCATCAGTTCCATGATGCGCTTTTTGATGGCCTGCTTGTCCATGCCTGCGTTCTGGAGCGGTTCAGCCAGGACCTCGTAGACGGTGAAGCGGGGATCCAGTGCACCCGTGGGATCCTGGAAAACCATCTGCATTTCCCTGCGCATGGCGGCTTTGGCCTTGGCATCAACCGCCTGCTTGTTGCTGATCCCGCCGATGACCACCTCACCGTCCTGGTCCTTGTGAAATTCCATGATTTCCAGGAGTGTGGTGGTTTTCCCGGAGCCGGACTCCCCCACAATGGAGAAGCACTCCCCTTCGCGGATGTCGAAGCTCAGGCCGTCCACCGCTTTGACAGTGCCGATGCGCCGTTTGAGGAGGGCGCCCTTGGTCAGCGGGAAGTACTTCCGGACTTCCTTGAGTTCCAGGACAGCGGAGCGTTCCCAGCGGGGGATGGCGTCAAACCGTGAGACGGGAACCGGCGGAGCCGAGAAGATCTCGAGTGCATTAACTTCTCCGCCGAGTTCTTCGGACCTGATGCAG
The window above is part of the Pseudarthrobacter sp. IC2-21 genome. Proteins encoded here:
- a CDS encoding ABC transporter family substrate-binding protein, with translation MRNLNRIGGAAALAAALTLTACGGGGGTPTGPETAKGQASGSDLSKLISINEKPAADLEQGGKVTLPLGNIGPDFNGFSNNGNSADNSALQVPMNPIGMNSGGIGGCWKVDFKGKVTPNTDFCESVDSVVKDGKQTVTIKVNPKATYNDGTPIDVKAFKNTWNILKSADAGYDIVSSGAYEFVDSVEAGSSDKEVIVKTSRPVFPVDSLFFGLIHPAVNTPEIFNDGYNGNLHPEWMAGPFKLDQYDTAAKTVTLVPNDKWWGQKPVLANVTFRQLETSAQIAAFKNGEIDAMSANTISLYKQLDGTKDSDIRRGQRLFAGGMNLNAQRITDVAVRKAIFAAVDREALRKVRFNGLNWEEPSSGSMMLLPFSEYYQDNYPVKETGPDAAKKVLTDAGYTANASGIMEKDGKPAAFKISNFGDDPTTLAFAQTLQNQLKAGGMDVAIDQRASADFGKVLGSREFDMSISGYTVGADATDAVKQYYDSKVNENKLGDADLDKKIADLASIEDNAARNKAAMDVEKEHMAKYFSMGVVMNGPQISFVRTGLANYGPSLFQSLSQVPDWTTLGWQKK
- a CDS encoding S8 family serine peptidase is translated as MQGFTKLVASAGALALAIGLAAATAPAAVSADGQAAQAANLSTTQGGKQTYIVLYKGNGVADKSLSAVRSAGGTVVQAYPQIGVAIVTSDRAGFDAALRGADPAVQGAASTAGFGVAVEAGKDGTNEAAVEPGTPGVPAPGEDSLGGLQWDMNQIQAPAARAINGGSRSVVVGDIDTGLDYNHPDLAPNVDFSKSVSCVGGVPNTSPTAWMDDNGHGTHTAGTIAAAKNGIGMVGVAPNVKIAGIKAGNADGLFFPEAVVCAFMWAGTQGIQVTNNSYFADPWLFNCKNDPVQRVIWEAERRAIRFAQQSGTTVVAAEGNQADDLAHPTQDATSPDDTTPVIRDITNACAVIPTEVPGVIGVTASGNKGFKSFFSNYGSGAADVMAPGGDSVLQVTAAAPNGRVLSTYPASLLTTTCLPTRRVVDASGATYCYLQGTSMASPHVAGVAALIVSTGVSNPGTVAARITGTADPVACPPDTSIYSFYPALDNGAPQVCKGGAGYNNFSGHGQLNALRAIGG
- a CDS encoding Gfo/Idh/MocA family oxidoreductase, which produces MNTTEPEHAIRTAVVGYGLSGSVFHAPLIAADPRYSLDVIATSDAGRQAAATQRYPGVKTVRDGGAVLELAGDLDLVVLGTPPATHFPLAKAALEAGLDVVVDKPFAVSSAQGRELIALADRLGRVLTVFHNRRWDGDFLTVRKLLAGDALGEVSRFESSFERWSPAISKAWKASATAADGGGVLFDLGTHLIDQALQLFGPAEVVHAELQIRRRDEKADDDAFVVLQHGSGVLSHLTMNMLCAQQGPRFRILGSAGAFTKHGVDPQEPYIAAGGGPLDSAYGVEAPEWAGALGRDGHLDALPTERGAYPEFYRILGDKILDGGSTSALPLPVDPDDAVAVLGIIESARKAAPARS
- a CDS encoding ABC transporter ATP-binding protein, which codes for MSNETTIGPADPAGTTAERLHIAGLHSPSDAVLSVRDLHVSFNSENGSVHAVRGVDFDLMPGKTLGIVGESGSGKSVTSLAIMGLLPSTAEISGSVRLKGQELLGLSDKAMCAHRGNDIAMVFQDPLSSLTPVYTVGAQITEALTIHNPGMSKSAKEARAVELLAMVGIPSPKNRLKAFPHEFSGGMRQRVMIAIAIANNPRVLIADEPTTALDVTIQAQVLEVLHTAQEETGAAVVMITHDLGVVAGMADDIMVMYAGKPVETGPVDDIYYNPRMPYTMGLLGAVPRVDVAEKSSLVPIDGIPPNLLHTPTGCSFAPRCPLVTEACLSGEPPLLPADGHASHKAACIRSEELGGEVNALEIFSAPPVPVSRFDAIPRWERSAVLELKEVRKYFPLTKGALLKRRIGTVKAVDGLSFDIREGECFSIVGESGSGKTTTLLEIMEFHKDQDGEVVIGGISNKQAVDAKAKAAMRREMQMVFQDPTGALDPRFTVYEVLAEPLQNAGMDKQAIKKRIMELMKLVGLQPDHVNRFPNQFSGGQRQRVGIARALAVNPKLVVLDEPVSALDVSVQAGVINLLDRLRAELGLSYLMVAHDLSVVRHISNRVAVMYLGKIVEVGEVHRVFDNPRHPYTRALLSAIPVPDPQFERTRERIILKGDLPSPLDAPKGCNFATRCPVFAALPAAKQEKCLTLEPPLEAVRPSQAVQALEAGPTAAVDQQFACFFPDGELDEDMLVVHEAADPSAP